The Flavobacterium sp. 1 genome contains the following window.
TCCATAATTAGTAATCTTAAAGCATTCCTTTTGTCGATGGCAAAATCATTTTTTCTGTATCGCGTTTTACTGCTACTTTTATTGCTTTCGCAAAAGCTTTAAAGATGGCTTCGATTTTGTGGTGTTCATTATCGCCTTCGGCTTTGATGTTGATATTTGCTTTTGCTCCATCCGAGAATGATTTGAAAAAGTGGAAAAACATCTCAGTAGGCATTTTGCCCACCATTTCACGCTTGAATTCGGTTTCCCAAATCAACCAGTTTCTTCCGCCAAAATCAATAGCTACTTGCGCTAAACAATCGTCCATCGGCAAACAAAAACCATAGCGCTCAATACCTAATTTATTTCCTAATGCTTTTGCATAAACTTCTCCAAGAGCAATAGCGGTATCTTCAATTGTGTGATGTTCATCTACTTCCAAATCACCTTTTACTTTAATTTCCAAGTCCATTTGTCCATGACGAGAAATTTGATCCAGCATGTGGTCAAAAAACGCTATTCCAGTATCAATTTTACTTTGTCCCGTTCCGTCTAGATTCAAATTGATGTAAATATCTGTTTCGTGAGTTTTTCTCGTAATTGAAGCCGTGCGTGCTTCTAATTTCAAGAACTCGTATATCTTTTTCCAATCGGTAGATTGTAACGCAATTGTAGCGTCTAGTTCTTCTCTTTTGGCACTGATTTCTTCACTTCCTGCACCATCAGTAATATTCATAAAAATGGCTTTAGCACCAAGGTTTTTAGCCAATTCTACATCGGTAAGTCTATCACCAAGAACAAAAGAGTTTGCCAAATCATAATTTGGATTGTCAATATACTTGGTCAGCATTCCCGTGCGGGGCTTGCGTGTTGGCGCATTGTCCTCAGGAAAAGAACGATCTACAAAAATATCGTCAAATAACACTCCTTCGTTTTCAAAAGCTCTTAAGATAAAGTTTTGTGTTGGCCAAAAAGTATCTTCGGGAAAGCTATCCGTTCCCAAACCATCTTGATTGGTTACCA
Protein-coding sequences here:
- the hisB gene encoding bifunctional histidinol-phosphatase/imidazoleglycerol-phosphate dehydratase HisB; translation: MKKILFIDRDGTIVLEPEGYQLDSLDKLEFYPKAFQYLAKIANELDYELAMVTNQDGLGTDSFPEDTFWPTQNFILRAFENEGVLFDDIFVDRSFPEDNAPTRKPRTGMLTKYIDNPNYDLANSFVLGDRLTDVELAKNLGAKAIFMNITDGAGSEEISAKREELDATIALQSTDWKKIYEFLKLEARTASITRKTHETDIYINLNLDGTGQSKIDTGIAFFDHMLDQISRHGQMDLEIKVKGDLEVDEHHTIEDTAIALGEVYAKALGNKLGIERYGFCLPMDDCLAQVAIDFGGRNWLIWETEFKREMVGKMPTEMFFHFFKSFSDGAKANINIKAEGDNEHHKIEAIFKAFAKAIKVAVKRDTEKMILPSTKGML